Proteins encoded by one window of uncultured Celeribacter sp.:
- the moaB gene encoding molybdenum cofactor biosynthesis protein B has product MSHIDDTLEFIPVRIAVLTVSDSRMLKDDKSGDTLVKMIEEAGHVVADRKIVTDDRPLIRDTLQMWIDDKDVDVVISTGGTGLTGRDVTVEAHRDVYEKEIDAFGTVFTIVSMQKIGTSAVQSRATGGVAGGTYLFALPGSTGACKDAWNEILKFQLDYRHKPCNFVQIFPRLDEHKRRK; this is encoded by the coding sequence ATGAGCCACATCGACGACACTCTCGAATTTATCCCCGTGCGTATCGCGGTTCTGACCGTCTCGGATTCGCGCATGCTCAAGGATGACAAATCCGGCGACACTTTGGTCAAGATGATCGAAGAGGCCGGGCATGTGGTTGCGGATCGCAAGATTGTCACCGATGACCGTCCGCTCATTCGTGACACGCTTCAGATGTGGATCGACGACAAGGATGTCGATGTGGTGATCTCGACGGGGGGGACGGGGCTGACGGGCCGCGATGTGACGGTCGAGGCGCATCGTGATGTCTACGAAAAGGAAATCGACGCCTTCGGCACGGTCTTTACCATCGTCTCGATGCAAAAGATCGGCACCTCCGCCGTGCAGTCGCGCGCCACCGGCGGTGTCGCGGGCGGTACTTACCTCTTTGCACTGCCCGGCTCGACCGGCGCCTGCAAAGATGCCTGGAACGAAATTCTGAAGTTTCAGCTCGATTACCGGCACAAGCCCTGCAATTTCGTCCAGATTTTTCCCCGCCTCGACGAGCACAAGCGCCGGAAATAA